The following proteins are encoded in a genomic region of Coffea eugenioides isolate CCC68of chromosome 6, Ceug_1.0, whole genome shotgun sequence:
- the LOC113773623 gene encoding disease resistance protein RPM1-like: MAESVVGFLINQLTTLLSQEATLLGELQPDVQFIKDELGSMKAFLRKAEAKEDNDSQLQEWVKQVREVAYDTEDVLDDFAFRFARGQTDGFCGYVGKIYSSIKNLKVRHHISLQIKDIKARVEQISARHQRYQPLNGTQERGSSSSHMANADFHIRDQALLIEEAQLVGINKPKEELTAKILDDHSHLKIVSVVGMGGLGKTTLVKKVYDDSAVKKQFQSHAWITVSQKFQFNVIIKNLIQQLYDEIRQPVPSQVESMDGIRLSEFVKDFLKERRYILVLDDVWSLDAWETIKYILPDYHVASRVVLTTRIADVASGSCLASHDFVHKMKPLSDEESWTLFCNRTFQSNGCPPSLEEVSRNILKKCEGLPLAIVAIGGVLALKDKERMDEWEMILHGFGSEVDGSGKLDRIKRILLLSYNDLPHHLKGCLLYLSIYPEDSQIQVNNILEKWIALGFVEEKEGMATTDIAMRYLKELINRSLIQIKDTWDDGQLKACGLHDFLHEIIISKSKEQSFTTTATGYYTSWPVKVRHLAIHNFTNKPQDFSSLKCLRSVEIFRYEDPLTTSFLSKFLCGGPKFLKVLGLEGAELDNIPKEVFKLFHLKNLNLSCTKVKIIPKSIGQLQNLQVLLLGDTNIIELPVEILKLRKLRVLIVSRAGDYSNNFTIWGFKSPNRIGKLISLENLGSIEADSDEIVREIGKLIRLQKLTITKLRREDGKELLSSLLRLTNLQELYIQSIKEEETLDLQHSVAPRFGFLTVLHLRGHLERVPEWVISLQSLRELRLHNSGLREDENIIGSLGHLLNLVCLVLHRAYEGETLCFEIGGFQKLRRLELRQLRRLKWVRVEEGSMPSLQVFTFAGCKLMEGLPLGLQNLTGLEGLGLYDMSNELIHKIQNLDKQSEDYQTISHIPEVCIGHWIDGRWEREFL; this comes from the coding sequence ATGGCAGAAAGTGTTGTGGGCTTTCTGATTAACCAGCTCACAACCTTACTTTCCCAAGAGGCAACACTTTTGGGGGAGCTTCAACCAGATGTTCAGTTCATCAAAGACGAATTGGGGAGCATGAAGGCTTTCCTCAGGAAAGCTGAAGCAAAGGAAGACAATGATTCTCAACTCCAAGAATGGGTAAAGCAGGTTCGAGAAGTTGCTTATGATACAGAGGATGTTCTCGATGATTTTGCCTTTCGATTTGCTCGTGGTCAAACAGATGGATTCTGTGGCTATGTAGGAAAGATCTATAGCTCCATAAAGAATCTGAAAGTCCGCCATCATATTTCTTTGCAAATAAAAGATATCAAGGCCAGAGTTGAACAGATTTCTGCAAGGCATCAAAGGTACCAGCCCCTCAATGGTACTCAAGAAAGAGGCTCCAGCTCTTCCCACATGGCAAATGCAGATTTTCATATTCGTGATCAAGCACTCCTAATTGAAGAAGCTCAACTTGTTGGCATAAACAAGCCAAAAGAGGAGCTTACTGCCAAAATCCTTGATGACCATTCCCACTTGAAAATAGTTTCAGTGGTGGGAATGGGGGGACTCGGCAAGACCACTCTAGTGAAAAAAGTCTATGATGATTCTGCGGTGAAGAAACAATTTCAGAGCCATGCTTGGATAACTGTTTCTCAGAAATTTCAATTCAATGTCATCATCAAGAACCTAATTCAACAACTATATGATGAAATCCGACAGCCAGTCCCTTCTCAAGTGGAATCCATGGATGGTATTAGACTGAGTGAATTTGTCAAAGACTTCCTCAAAGAAAGAAGGTACATCCTTGTCCTTGATGATGTGTGGAGTCTAGATGCTTGGGAAACTATCAAATACATATTGCCTGACTACCATGTCGCTAGTCGTGTTGTATTAACAACACGAATAGCCGACGTAGCTTCTGGGTCTTGTTTAGCATCCCATGACTTTGTCCATAAGATGAAGCCTCTTTCTGATGAAGAGTCTTGGACTCTTTTTTGCAATAGAACATTTCAGAGTAATGGTTGTCCTCCAAGTCTAGAAGAAGTTTCtagaaatatattaaaaaagtGTGAGGGCCTACCACTTGCTATTGTGGCAATAGGTGGTGTTTTGGCTTTGAAAGACAAGGAGAGGATGGATGAATGGGAGATGATTCTTCATGGCTTTGGTAGCGAGGTAGATGGTAGCGGTAAGCTTGATAGAATTAAAAGGATACTCTTACTTAGCTACAATGATTTGCCTCACCATCTTAAAGGCTGCTTGTTATATCTAAGCATCTATCCTGAAGATTCCCAAATTCAGGTCAATAATATACTTGAAAAATGGATAGCTCTAGGATTTGTAGAAGAGAAAGAAGGAATGGCAACCACTGACATTGCTATGAGATATCTAAAAGAACTCATCAACAGAAGCTTAATCCAAATTAAAGACACATGGGATGATGGCCAATTGAAGGCATGTGGCCTTCATGATTTCCTGCATGAAATCATTATTTcaaaatctaaagagcagagCTTCACAACCACAGCCACTGGATATTACACAAGTTGGCCCGTCAAAGTTCGACACCTAGCAATCCATAACTTCACTAATAAGCCACAAGATTTTAGCAGTTTAAAGTGTCTTCGGTCTGTGGAAATATTCAGGTATGAAGATCCTCTCACAACTTCATTTTTATCCAAGTTTTTATGTGGCGGTCCCAAGTTCCTAAAGGTGTTAGGTTTAGAGGGAGCTGAATTGGACAACATCCCAAAGGAAGTTTTCAAACTATTTCACCTCAAGAATCTAAATCTCAGCTGCACCAAAGTAAAAATCATCCCAAAATCTATTGGGCAGCTTCAAAACCTGCAAGTTTTACTTCTGGGTGATACCAATATAATAGAGCTACCTGTGGAAATTCTAAAGCTAAGAAAACTCCGTGTCCTTATAGTAAGCAGAGCAGGTGATTATTCAAATAACTTTACAATCTGGGGCTTTAAATCTCCAAATAGAATTGGAAAGCTTATTTCCTTGGAGAATCTTGGAAGTATTGAAGCAGACAGTGATGAAATAGTAAGGGAGATTGGGAAGCTCATTCGATTGCAGAAATTAACCATCACAAAGCTAAGAAGAGAAGATGGAAAGGAGTTGCTCTCCTCCCTCTTAAGGCTGACCAACCTTCAAGAGCTGTACATCCAGTCTATTAAAGAAGAGGAGACCCTTGATCTCCAACATTCCGTCGCTCCAAGATTTGGATTCCTTACAGTTTTGCATTTGAGAGGCCATTTAGAGAGAGTACCAGAATGGGTAATATCACTTCAATCCTTGAGAGAGTTACGTTTGCATAATAGTGGGTTGAGAGAAGATGAAAATATAATAGGCTCTCTTGGACATTTGCTCAATCTGGTGTGTCTTGTGCTCCATCGTGCTTACGAAGGGGAGACATTGTGCTTCGAGATTGGAGGATTTCAAAAACTCCGGAGATTAGAGCTTCGGCAATTAAGAAGACTGAAATGGGTGAGGGTGGAAGAGGGATCAATGCCTAGTCTACAAGTGTTTACTTTTGCCGGTTGCAAACTCATGGAGGGACTGCCTTTGGGCCTCCAAAACTTGACAGGGCTTGAAGGTCTTGGGTTGTATGATATGTCTAATGAACTAATCCACAAAATACAGAATTTGGATAAACAAAGTGAAGATTATCAGACAATTTCTCATATCCCTGAAGTTTGTATTGGGCACTGGATTGATGGTCGATGGGAAAGAGAATTCCTCTAA
- the LOC113773624 gene encoding F-box/kelch-repeat protein At3g23880-like: protein MSNQAQFLNLPAHVVSDILSRLPPKTIIQCKSVCKSWLSLLSESEFTNLHLLRSPPCLIINNLDYHPSDLNCFSLVEFEDQPDHHDFQYVAGTKIKAPKGCVVENGATATMVGSINGLICLNEFDHKHDAVYLWNPIIRESITLPMPEGVRSYPNIVSYGFGSSSETRKYKVVRIFQELEKKTRRILKSNCDVYTLGEETESWRRIGHAPFLYNSCRPHGVFLNGNLHWLIGDQAGSELISCFDLETELFSPFPAPPELSKDFNLACLGLFAGCLSLCDNTSDYEIVIWVMKEYGITKLWTKEIVIDKEPADLVGPSFEVVRVFKVFEDGNILLLWRDDILLSYDSRRQILHQSGVHKLIKKIDDQMNEDGYPCIEVMEYVPTFLSLESFGIQMMESIN, encoded by the coding sequence ATGAGCAACCAGGCACAGTTCTTGAATCTTCCAGCACACGTTGTCTCTGATATTTTGTCCAGATTACCGCCCAAGACTATCATCCAATGCAAATCTGTTTGCAAATCATGGCTGAgtctgctatctgaatctgaATTCACTAATTTACACCTGCTAAGATCTCCTCCTTGCCTGATCATAAACAACCTCGATTACCATCCTTCAGATTTGAATTGCTTCAGTTTAGTTGAATTCGAAGATCAGCCTGATCACCATGATTTTCAATATGTTGCAGGAACAAAAATCAAGGCCCCAAAAGGGTGTGTCGTCGAAAATGGTGCGACTGCTACCATGGTTGGCTCCATCAATGGCTTAATCTGCTTGAACGAATTCGATCATAAACATGATGCTGTCTACTTGTGGAATCCAATCATACGAGAATCCATCACTCTTCCGATGCCAGAGGGGGTAAGATCATATCCAAATATAGTAAGTTATGGATTCGGATCAAGCTCTGAAACTAGAAAATACAAGGTGGTTAGGATTTTTCAAGAGCTAGAGAAGAAAACACGACGGATATTAAAGTCCAATTGCGATGTTTATACACTAGGGGAAGAAACAGAATCTTGGAGAAGAATTGGGCATGCCCCTTTCCTTTATAATAGTTGTCGCCCTCATGGTGTTTTCCTGAATGGTAATCTTCATTGGCTGATTGGTGATCAAGCTGGCTCTGAATTGATATCCTGCTTTGATCTTGAAACAGAGTTGTTTTCACCTTTCCCTGCTCCTCCAGAACTGAGCAAAGATTTCAATTTAGCTTGCTTGGGACTTTTTGCTGGCTGTCTGAGCTTGTGTGATAACACTTCTGATTATGAGATCGTCATTTGGGTGATGAAAGAATACGGAATCACCAAGCTCTGGACTAAAGAAATTGTTATAGACAAGGAGCCCGCTGATCTTGTCGGGCCATCTTTTGAAGTTGTTCGAGTTTTTAAAGTTTTTGAAGATGGGAATATCTTGCTTTTGTGGAGGGATGACATTTTACTTTCTTATGATTCTCGGAGGCAAATCTTGCATCAGTCTGGCGTTCATAAACTCATCAAGAAAATTGATGATCAGATGAATGAAGATGGCTACCCTTGCATAGAAGTAATGGAATACGTTCCAACCTTTCTTTCCCTCGAGAGTTTTGGGATCCAGATGATGGAAAGCATAAACTAG
- the LOC113775650 gene encoding EG45-like domain containing protein isoform X2 codes for MGATMRVLMMIAMAASLVSVSYAATGTATFYPPPYVPSSCYGFQNNGVMIAAASDAIWGNRAACGRNYRVTCTGRTNLGVLQPCRGSVVVKIVDYCPPGCRGTIDLSQEAFAIIADPNAGKVNIEYHQV; via the exons atggga GCCACAATGCGAGTTCTGATGATGATTGCCATGGCGGCAAGCCTTGTTTCTGTTTCCTATGCAGCTACGGGGACTGCAACTTTCTATCCACCACCTTATGTTC CCTCTTCTTGTTATGGCTTCCAAAACAATGGGGTGATGATTGCAGCTGCGAGTGATGCAATCTGGGGCAATAGGGCTGCCTGTGGGAGAAACTACAGAGTGACATGCACTGGACGTACAAACCTAGGTGTCCTTCAACCATGCAGGGGCAGTGTTGTGGTTAAAATAGTTGATTACTGTCCACCCGGCTGTAGAGGAACAATTGATCTCTCCCAAGAAGCGTTTGCTATCATTGCTGATCCAAatgctggaaaagttaacattGAATATCACCA GGTttga
- the LOC113775650 gene encoding EG45-like domain containing protein isoform X1, which produces MGATMRVLMMIAMAASLVSVSYAATGTATFYPPPYVPSSCYGFQNNGVMIAAASDAIWGNRAACGRNYRVTCTGRTNLGVLQPCRGSVVVKIVDYCPPGCRGTIDLSQEAFAIIADPNAGKVNIEYHQV; this is translated from the exons atgggaGCCACAAT GCGAGTTCTGATGATGATTGCCATGGCGGCAAGCCTTGTTTCTGTTTCCTATGCAGCTACGGGGACTGCAACTTTCTATCCACCACCTTATGTTC CCTCTTCTTGTTATGGCTTCCAAAACAATGGGGTGATGATTGCAGCTGCGAGTGATGCAATCTGGGGCAATAGGGCTGCCTGTGGGAGAAACTACAGAGTGACATGCACTGGACGTACAAACCTAGGTGTCCTTCAACCATGCAGGGGCAGTGTTGTGGTTAAAATAGTTGATTACTGTCCACCCGGCTGTAGAGGAACAATTGATCTCTCCCAAGAAGCGTTTGCTATCATTGCTGATCCAAatgctggaaaagttaacattGAATATCACCA GGTttga